Genomic segment of Rhodococcus sp. W8901:
ATAAGTCTCGGTGAACGTCTCCCCGGCCAGTGCGCGATCGATGTGACCCCCGAAACGTTGCCCGATCAGTGTCGGATCGGGGTGGGTGTACCGGGTGCCGTCCGGTGCCATCACCACGATGAAGTCGGTGTCCGTCGCCGCCCGGATGCGTTCGGCCTCGGGCTGCAGCAGTGCGGTGGGATCCGGACTGCGCAGCGCCGCGATCGTCGACGCCGACAACGCGTAGGTCTCTGCGATACCGGTCACCTCCCGACGGCTGGCGTCGTCGGAATCACGTCGCTCGTCGAGTGCGATGAGCACCGAGAGCGCGGCAATGACCAGCGTCAACACGACGAGCTGCAAGATCAGCAGTCGCGTCGCGACGCTCATGGGCTTGCGGGTCACGCCCCGGCGCACCTCGGTCCTCTCGTGAAACTAATGAACACAACCTTCACCGGTGCTCGGATCGGTACCAACATTCTCTGACGAGTCGACGTGACCCCGATCACCTGTATCGACTCGTCGAGAATCCACCCGATCAAGAGGACACCCGATGAGCACGAGTGCAACAGGGAGACCCGGCGCAGCGCAACCCGCCCGGGACAAGAAGTCACGTGACCGCACCCACTGGCTGTACGCCGGTGTCGTCGTCGCGGTTATCGCCGGCATCCTCGTCGGCTGGCTGGCACCCGAGGCGGGCAAGTCTCTCGGCGTGCTCGGCACGATGTTCGTGAGCCTGATCAAGATGATGATCAGCCCCGTCATCTTCTGCACCATCGTCCTTGGCATCGGGTCGGTGCGTGCGGCCGCGAGTGTCGGCAAGGTCGGCGGTCTCGCGCTCGCGTACTTCATCGGTATGTCCACCGTCGCCCTCGGGATCGGCTTGGTGGTCGGCAACCTGCTCAGCCCCGGCAGCGGCCTCGACATCACCGCCACCGCGAACACCGGTGCGGCCCTCGCCGAGAAGGCTCATGCGTCCGGCGGCACGATGGACTTCGTCGCGTCGGTCATCCCGACGTCGTTGCTGTCGTCGCTCACCGAGGGCAGCGTCCTGCAGACCTTGTTCGTCGCGCTGCTCGTCGGGTTCGGCGTGCAGGCGATGGGCAAGCAGGGCGCGCCGATCCTGCGCGGCGTCGGCCACGTGCAGAAGCTCGTGTTCAAGATCCTGTCCATGATCCTGTGGCTCGCGCCGATCGGTGCGTTCGGTGCGATCGCGAACGTCGTGGGGCAGACCGGACTCGGCGCCGTCGTCCAACTCGGCGCGCTCATGCTCGGCTTCTACCTGACGTGCCTGATCTTCGTCTTCGGCGTGCTCGGCAGCATCCTGCGCGCCGTCGCCGGGGTCTCGATCTTCAAGCTCGTGCGCTACCTGGCGCGGGAGTACCTGCTGATCTTCGCGACCTCGTCGTCGGAATCGGCCCTGCCGCGGCTCATCGCGAAGATGGAACACATCGGCGTCGAGCGCACCACCGTCGGTGTCGTCGTGCCCACCGGCTACTCGTTCAACCTCGACGGGACCGCGATCTATCTGACGATGGCGTCGATCTTCATCGCCGACGCGATGGGGAAGCCGCTGTCGCTGACCGAGCAGCTCTCGCTGCTGGTTTTCATGATCATCGCATCGAAGGGCGCCGCCGGAGTGAGCGGTGCGGGACTGGCGACCCTCGCCGGCGGCCTGCAGAGCCACCGCCCCGAACTGCTCGACGGCGTCGGCCTGATCGTCGGCATCGACCGGTTCATGTCCGAGGCCCGCGCGGTCACCAACTTCTCCGGCAACGCCGTCGCGACGCTGCTGGTCGGCACGTGGACCAAGTCCGTCGACACCGATCGGGTCCGGGCCGTCCTGGCGGGTGAGCTGCCGTTCGACGAGGACAGCATGGTCGACGACGATGGGCCCGACGAGCCGCAGTCGGCTCCGGTGGAGGGGCAGGTGCATTCCACGCCGATACCCGCTCCCGACAAGCGAGAGTTGGCGAGCGCCTGATGTTCGTGGGACGGATGGCATTTCCGACGCAGGGTGCCCGCGCGTGGCCGAAGCACGAGTCCGAGGCCTTCGCTAGGTTGGTGCACATGACGAGCCCCCTGCAGAACATCACGATCAACACCCTCGGTGGTGTGCCGACCAGCCTCGGTGAGTACGGCGGCCGCGCGGTCCTCCTGGTGAACGTGGCCTCCAAGTGCGGCCTGACCCCGCAGTACACGGCCCTCGAGAAGCTGGCCTCGGGGTACGCGGAGCGCGGCCTCACCGTGATCGGCGTGCCGTGCAACCAGTTCATGGGCCAGGAGCCGGGCACGCCGGAGGAGATCGCGAGCTTCTGCTCCACCACCTACGGCGTCACCTTCCCGCTGACGGAGAAGATCGAGGTCAACGGCGACAACCGGCACCCGCTGTACGCCGAGCTCACCCAGGCCGCGGACGCCGACGGCGAGGCCGGCGACATCCAGTGGAACTTCGAGAAGTTCCTGATCGCCCCCGACGGCACCGTCGCCAACCGGTTCCGTCCGCGCACCGAGCCCGACGCCCCCGAGGTGATCGCGGCGATCGAGGCCGTGCTGCCCCGCTAGGTCTGTCCCCCTCAGGACACCCGACGGCGCCCACACGCACATTCGACCACCGAATGTGTGCGTGGGCGCCGTCCGGCGTTCACCTGCAGCTGCCACCCTCGATGCATGACCGGACAGGTGATCGTGTCGGTGTCGGGGATCAGGGACGAGACGCTCGACGTCGTCGCCGAGTTCGCGGCGGAACTGGACCGCAGATCCGTGCCGCTGTCGCTGCTGGTCGCGCCGCGGCTCAAGGACAAGTACCGACTGGTCTCGGACTCGCTCACGCAGGAATGGCTTCGCGGCCGGCGCGACCGTGGTGACGCGATCGTCCTGCACGGCTACGACCAGGCCGCCACCAAACGCCGGCGGGCCGAATTCGCGCTGCTGCCCGAGCACGAGGCACGGCTGCGGTTGCTGGCCGCGGATCGGGTGCTCGAGGAGGTGGGGCTGCGGACGCGGTTGTTCGCGGCGCCGCGCTGGGTGGCCTCGCCCGGTGCCGTCGCGGTCCTGCCGACCAACGGTTTCCGGCTGCTCGCCGGGATGAGCGCGGTCCGAGACCTCGCGAACGGGACCAGCGTGCGCAGCCACGTGATCGGTCTCGGCGACGGCTTCCGCGCCGAGCCGTGGCGGTGCCGCGCCATGGTGCTCGGCGCGTCCCGCGGCGCCCGGCGGGGACGCCTCGTCCGGCTGGCGGTCTCCGCGAAGCAGTTGGGCAAGGTCGGGCCCCGGCAGGCCGTGCTGGACGCCGTCGACCTGTCGTTGCACCACGGCGCCCGGCCGGACGTGTACCGCTGGCCGCTGCGCGAGGGCGTGCGCGAGGTGGCGTGAGGCGTCAGATCCCCATCGACCGGGCGATCATCGGCCAGTTGTTGTGGAGGTCGTCCTGCCAGTACCCCCACGAGTGGGTGCCGCCCGGCTTGAAATCGAACGTGGCCGGGATGTTCAACTGCGCGAGACGATTCGCGAGGTTGTGGGTGCAGTAGTTGGTGGCCGCCTCGATCACACCACCGACGATCATCTGGTTGGCCAGTGCGATCGGCCGGCCGTCGATGCCGGGCCCGTCCAACGTCTCGTGGTGGCCGGGCAGTCCGGAGCCGGTGGTGATGTAGAGCTCGGTTCCGCGCAGACCTTCGGCGTTGACGACGGGATCGTTGTCGATCCACCCCTGCCCGTCGAGGGGGCCCCACATGTTGGTGATGTCGACGCCGCCGCGCACGCCGGTGACCACCTTGATGGCGTTCTGGCCCGCCCAAGTGCTGGTCTCGGCGCAGCCGCTGTACGAGCCGACGCTCTTGTAGAAGCCGGGCTTGGCGATCGCGTAGTTGAGCACCGAGGTCGCGGTCATCGAGATCGCGGCGATCGACTGCACCCGGTTGGTGTCGAAGGCCTCGTCGATGACCGGCGGCAGTTCCTCGAGCATGAAGGTCTGCCACTTCTGGCGACCGAGTTTCGGATCGTCCTTCACCCAGTCGGTGTAGTAGCTGAACGCACCCTCGAGTGGGGTGACGACGTTGACGTTCTTGTCCTCGAAGAAGTTCATGACATCGGTCTGCCGCTGCCAGGTGGCCCGGTCCTCACCGCCGCCGGTGCCGTTGACGAGGTAGAGCGTCGGGCGCGGCTGACTGGTGTCGGCGGGGAGGATGACCTCGAGTGGGATGTTGCGATCCATCGCAGCCGAGTACACCGAGATGGTGACCTTGCGGTCGGAGTTCTTCGTGGTGCTCACCAGGTAGGGAGCCGAGACGTCCGATGCGGCTGCGGTCTTGACCGAGGTGTCGCCACCGGCGGACGCCGTCGCCGGTACCGCAAGCAGTGAAGCGGACACGACCGCCGCGGCGGCCAGGACGCGGGCGCATCCGAGCGTCGAAGTCCCCATGCGAATTTCCTCCCCTGAGAGCCGAATTCGCCGTGCATCACGAAAGTGCCCACGGCCGGTAGTCCACCGAGATGCCGAACGTCCCCCTGAGCGCGGCATTCGTGCAGCACAGTACCGACGGACAAGCCCCGGGTGTCCCGATCGGAGATACCGGTTCGAGATTCACCCGGGGCTTCACACCATGGCGACCGACGCCTCAGGACACCTCGACGCTCGACTCCTCGGGCAGGACGCGGAATTCGGTTCCGCCCGGGCCCATTTCGGTGAGCCGCCCGTAGTAGATGCCGCGGGCCTCCTTCGCGATCACACCCTGATGGATCGGGACCGCGACCCGCGGGTGCACCGCGCGCAGGTAGTCGACGGACTCGGAGATCTTGAGCCACGGCGCCGCCGCCGGCACCGCGAGAACGTCGACCTTCTGCTCGGGGACGAACAGCGAGTCGCCCGGGTGCATCAGCTTGGCCGGGTTCTCGGCGTCGCCGAGCAGGTACGCGGTGTTGTCGATCAACGGGATCTCCGGGTGGATCACCGCGTGGGTGCCACCGGTGCCGGTGACCTGCACCTCGCCGACGTTGAACACGTCGCCGGGATACACCGCGGTCCACGCCTCGCCCAGCAGCGCCGTCGTCTGCGGGTCGGCGTACAGCCCGGCGCCGGGATTCGCGTCGACCAGCGCGGGCAGCCGCGCCGGGTCGGCGTGATCGGGATGCTGATGGGTGATCAGGATGGCGTCGAGGCCCGTGATCCCTTCGAATCCATGCGAGAAGTTGCCCGGATCGAACAGGATCTTCGCGCCGTCGAGCTCCACCAGGACACAGGAATGGCCGAAGTGCGTCAGTCGCATGAGACGAGTATGCGGGATCACACCGGGCAGCGGGGTGGCGTCCGACGTTCACTCGATGCGGAGTCGCACGGGGCAGCCCGGTAAACTCCTGGATGCCCGGTGCGATCCCGGGCGCAAACCAGCCATAGCGAGGAGCAGCACGTGGCCCGTGTCGTTGTCGATGTCATGCCCAAGGCCGAAATTCTCGACCCGCAGGGGCAGGCCATTGTCGGGGCCCTGTCCCGACTCGGTCATGCCGGTGTGTCGGATGTTCGCCAGGGTAAGCGTTTCGAGCTCGAGGTCGACGACACCGTCAGCGACGACGAGCTCGCCAAGATCGCCGAGTCGCTGCTGGCGAACACGGTGATCGAGGACTGGAAGGTCACGCGAGTCCAGTGAGCGCGCGCATCGGAGTCATCACCTTCCCGGGCACGCTCGACGACGTCGACGCCGCCCGCGCAGTCCGCCTCGCCGGTGGCGAGGCCGTCAGCCTGTGGCACGGCGACGCCGACCTCAAGGGTGTCGACGCGGTCATCGTTCCTGGTGGCTTCTCCTACGGCGACTACCTGCGCTGCGGTGCCATCGCGCGCTTCGCGCCCGTCATGGGCGAGGTCGTCAAGGCTGCGGACGGCGGCATGCCGGTCCTCGGCATCTGCAACGGCTTCCAGGTGCTGTGCGAGGCGGGTCTCCTGCCGGGCGCACTGACCCGGAACGCGGGCCTGCACTTCATCTGCCGCGACCAGTGGCTCAAGGTCGAGTCCAACTCGACGGCGTGGTCGTCCCGCTACGAGGTCGGCGCCGAGATCCTCGTGCCGCTCAAGTCCGGTGAGGGCCGCTACCAGGCGTCCGAGCAGGTGCTCGACGAGCTCGAGAGCGAGGGCCGCGTCGTGTTCCGCTACGCCGGCGACAACCCGAACGGTTCGCAGCGCGGCATCGCCGGCATCGCATCGGCCAACGGTCGCGTCGTCGGCCTCATGCCGCACCCCGAGCACGCCACCGAGTCGCTGACCGGCCCGAGCGACGACGGCCTGGGCATGTTCTACTCCGCGCTCGAGAGCGTGCTGACGGCCTGAGCCGCCGACTTATCGAGACCTGAAGGGACCCTTCGGCCGCTGCGAGCGGACGAAGGGTCCCTTCGTCTGTGCGGAAGTGGGTACGCGAGTCGACCTGGTTCGCTAGCGTCCCGCGCATGATCACCACTGTCGTATGGGGCACCGGCAACGTCGGCCGCGCGGCGATCCGCGCGGTGCACGCCAACCCGCATCTGGAACTGTCCGCGGTCGTCGTGCACAACCCCGACAAGGTGGGACGCGACGCCGGCGAGTTGGGCGACGTCGGCGAGCAGCTCGGTGTCGCCGCGACCGCCGACATCGACGACGTGCTCGCGACTCGCCCCGGCGCGGTCGTCTACGCGGCATCCGGCGAGGTCCGGCCCGACGACGCACTCGCCGACATCGTCCGCGCGCTGCGCACCGGTGCGGTGGTGGTGACGCCGTCGCTGTACGCGCTCTACGACCACCGCAGCGCGCCGCCCGAGCTCCGTGACCCCGTGCTCGAGGCGATCCGGCTCGGCGGCGGGTCGCTGTTCGTCTCCGGGGTGGACCCGGGCTGGGGCAACGACGTGCTGCCGCTGCTGATCAGCGGGCTCGGTTCCACCGTGGATGTGATCCGCTGCCAGGAGATCTTCGACTACGCGGACTACGACCAGCCCGACTCGGTGCGCTACCTCGTCGGGATGGGCCAGCCGATGGACTACGAGCCGCCGATGATCGCGCCGACCGTCCCGACGATGGTGTGGGGCGGCCAGATCCGGCTGATGGCGCGGGCGCTCGGGCTCGAACTCGACAAGGTGGGCGAGACCGTCGAACGGCGCGCCCTCGAAACGGACGTCACGACCACGTCGATGGGGGACTTCTCCGCGGGCACCCAGGGCGCTCTGCGGTTCGAGGTGCAGGGCATCGTCGCCGGCATCCCGCGGATCATCGTCGAGCACGTCACCCGGATCCACCCGTCGTGCGCCCCGGACTGGCCGACGCCACCCGACGGCGGCGCCGGCGCGCACCGTGTGATCGTCGAGGGGCGGCCGCGGATCGAGGTCACCGTCGAGGCCACGGACGAGGGCGGCAGCCGCGCGGCCGGTGGCAACGCCACCGCCGTCGGGCGCCTGGTCAACGCGATCGACTGGCTCGTCGCGGCCGAGCCCGGCCTGTACGACGCCCTCGAGGTTCCGCTCCGTCCGTCTCCGTCGATGCTGCCGCGCCGCTGACCCGCCCCAGATCCACAGCGGGAACGTCAGGATCGACAGGCCCCACACCCACATCGACGCCCGCGGGTGGGACCGCATGTAGTGCACGACGGCCCGCAGGATCGCGCAGAACGCGAGCATGGAAAGTGCCGTCACCCGATCGGCCGTAGGGCCGTTGGTCCTCGTTCCGGCGGCGCCCGCCCGAATCCCGACGCAGTCCGGACTCGATTGCCGAGTGGTGAGAATCTGCACCACACGACGGCTTCGGCGGAGCACACTGGGCGCCATGAACATCGACATTCCAGAGGGCAAGGACCCGGTCGGCTACGTGTGGGGCGAGATGGTCCCCGGAATCGGGATCCCGGCCTCGAAATTCTCGCTGTCCGTGTACGCGAACTCGACGCTCGACCTGCGGGAGTTCGAGGCTGCCCGACTGCGGATCGCGCAGATCAACGGCTGCATCGTCTGCATGGACTGGCGCACCGAGCGCGACGGGCAGAAGGTGGAGGACGACTTCTTCGAGGCCGTCGAGAACTGGCGCACCACCGACGCCTTCGACGACCGTGTCCGGCTCGCCGCCGAGTACGCCGAGCGGTACGCGCTCGATCACCACAACCTCGACGACGAGTTCTGGGCGCGGATGAGTGCTCGGTACAGCCAGGCCGAGATCGTCGAGCTGTCGATGTGTCTGGGCTCCTGGATCGCGTTCGGCCGGCTCAACCACGTGCTGGGACTGGATACCGTCTGCGCGTTGCCGGGCAGCTGAGCCGGGTAAGACGGCCGGGTCAGACGGCCGGGTCAGAGGGCCGGGGTCGGCGGCAGCGCGTCGAGGAAGTCCTCGCTGGGTGCGAAGAACAGCGAACCGGTGACCGCCACCGAGAAGTCCAGCAGCCGATCGTAATTGCCGCGCGGGCTGCCGAGGAACATGTTCTCGAGCATCCGCTCGGTGATCGCGGGCGTTCGGCAGTAGCCGATGAAGA
This window contains:
- the purQ gene encoding phosphoribosylformylglycinamidine synthase subunit PurQ produces the protein MSARIGVITFPGTLDDVDAARAVRLAGGEAVSLWHGDADLKGVDAVIVPGGFSYGDYLRCGAIARFAPVMGEVVKAADGGMPVLGICNGFQVLCEAGLLPGALTRNAGLHFICRDQWLKVESNSTAWSSRYEVGAEILVPLKSGEGRYQASEQVLDELESEGRVVFRYAGDNPNGSQRGIAGIASANGRVVGLMPHPEHATESLTGPSDDGLGMFYSALESVLTA
- a CDS encoding cation:dicarboxylate symporter family transporter, which translates into the protein MSTSATGRPGAAQPARDKKSRDRTHWLYAGVVVAVIAGILVGWLAPEAGKSLGVLGTMFVSLIKMMISPVIFCTIVLGIGSVRAAASVGKVGGLALAYFIGMSTVALGIGLVVGNLLSPGSGLDITATANTGAALAEKAHASGGTMDFVASVIPTSLLSSLTEGSVLQTLFVALLVGFGVQAMGKQGAPILRGVGHVQKLVFKILSMILWLAPIGAFGAIANVVGQTGLGAVVQLGALMLGFYLTCLIFVFGVLGSILRAVAGVSIFKLVRYLAREYLLIFATSSSESALPRLIAKMEHIGVERTTVGVVVPTGYSFNLDGTAIYLTMASIFIADAMGKPLSLTEQLSLLVFMIIASKGAAGVSGAGLATLAGGLQSHRPELLDGVGLIVGIDRFMSEARAVTNFSGNAVATLLVGTWTKSVDTDRVRAVLAGELPFDEDSMVDDDGPDEPQSAPVEGQVHSTPIPAPDKRELASA
- a CDS encoding NAD(P)H-dependent amine dehydrogenase family protein, encoding MITTVVWGTGNVGRAAIRAVHANPHLELSAVVVHNPDKVGRDAGELGDVGEQLGVAATADIDDVLATRPGAVVYAASGEVRPDDALADIVRALRTGAVVVTPSLYALYDHRSAPPELRDPVLEAIRLGGGSLFVSGVDPGWGNDVLPLLISGLGSTVDVIRCQEIFDYADYDQPDSVRYLVGMGQPMDYEPPMIAPTVPTMVWGGQIRLMARALGLELDKVGETVERRALETDVTTTSMGDFSAGTQGALRFEVQGIVAGIPRIIVEHVTRIHPSCAPDWPTPPDGGAGAHRVIVEGRPRIEVTVEATDEGGSRAAGGNATAVGRLVNAIDWLVAAEPGLYDALEVPLRPSPSMLPRR
- a CDS encoding glutathione peroxidase, whose translation is MTSPLQNITINTLGGVPTSLGEYGGRAVLLVNVASKCGLTPQYTALEKLASGYAERGLTVIGVPCNQFMGQEPGTPEEIASFCSTTYGVTFPLTEKIEVNGDNRHPLYAELTQAADADGEAGDIQWNFEKFLIAPDGTVANRFRPRTEPDAPEVIAAIEAVLPR
- a CDS encoding alpha/beta hydrolase, with translation MGTSTLGCARVLAAAAVVSASLLAVPATASAGGDTSVKTAAASDVSAPYLVSTTKNSDRKVTISVYSAAMDRNIPLEVILPADTSQPRPTLYLVNGTGGGEDRATWQRQTDVMNFFEDKNVNVVTPLEGAFSYYTDWVKDDPKLGRQKWQTFMLEELPPVIDEAFDTNRVQSIAAISMTATSVLNYAIAKPGFYKSVGSYSGCAETSTWAGQNAIKVVTGVRGGVDITNMWGPLDGQGWIDNDPVVNAEGLRGTELYITTGSGLPGHHETLDGPGIDGRPIALANQMIVGGVIEAATNYCTHNLANRLAQLNIPATFDFKPGGTHSWGYWQDDLHNNWPMIARSMGI
- a CDS encoding MBL fold metallo-hydrolase — protein: MRLTHFGHSCVLVELDGAKILFDPGNFSHGFEGITGLDAILITHQHPDHADPARLPALVDANPGAGLYADPQTTALLGEAWTAVYPGDVFNVGEVQVTGTGGTHAVIHPEIPLIDNTAYLLGDAENPAKLMHPGDSLFVPEQKVDVLAVPAAAPWLKISESVDYLRAVHPRVAVPIHQGVIAKEARGIYYGRLTEMGPGGTEFRVLPEESSVEVS
- the purS gene encoding phosphoribosylformylglycinamidine synthase subunit PurS, yielding MARVVVDVMPKAEILDPQGQAIVGALSRLGHAGVSDVRQGKRFELEVDDTVSDDELAKIAESLLANTVIEDWKVTRVQ
- a CDS encoding carboxymuconolactone decarboxylase family protein; this encodes MNIDIPEGKDPVGYVWGEMVPGIGIPASKFSLSVYANSTLDLREFEAARLRIAQINGCIVCMDWRTERDGQKVEDDFFEAVENWRTTDAFDDRVRLAAEYAERYALDHHNLDDEFWARMSARYSQAEIVELSMCLGSWIAFGRLNHVLGLDTVCALPGS
- a CDS encoding DUF2334 domain-containing protein — protein: MTGQVIVSVSGIRDETLDVVAEFAAELDRRSVPLSLLVAPRLKDKYRLVSDSLTQEWLRGRRDRGDAIVLHGYDQAATKRRRAEFALLPEHEARLRLLAADRVLEEVGLRTRLFAAPRWVASPGAVAVLPTNGFRLLAGMSAVRDLANGTSVRSHVIGLGDGFRAEPWRCRAMVLGASRGARRGRLVRLAVSAKQLGKVGPRQAVLDAVDLSLHHGARPDVYRWPLREGVREVA